The Aedes albopictus strain Foshan chromosome 2, AalbF5, whole genome shotgun sequence region agaagtttaataccattgctgaaacattgagtttatcgccaatctcatctagaaacatgagaaatatggaatatcgcataaacaaatcattgcagattacgaaagcagttcgaaaaaatatcttcggaatagattcaacggatgttggcaaagtggaggcgtatgacgagataattatgcagttaaagttcaatcaccctacaactgacagaagcgaacagattaaaatactatctgtacttcctaagtcttggtcggtaaataaaatcacaagagagtttaacgcaccaatgtatatggcgaggcaggtgaaggatcttgtttatgaacagggtattctttgtaccaccgaaaaaagaagggggcatggtattgatgacgatacaaaacaaatagtaagagaattttttgatgataatgatatcagcaggccaatgccaggaacaaatgattttgtttctgaggttcgaaatggaaaaaaacaacaagttcaaaaacgacttttgatgatgtcgctcaaagaggcttatatgatttttgtagatatgtacaaaactgtgaatattggtttcacagtatttacacagttgcgaccaaagcattgtattttacttgattctactggtatacataatgtatgcatatgtactattcatgaaaatgtaaatttaatgttcaacagtataagaattgtgtcacaagataaaataatacaaaaaatgctttgcgatatttccaccagaacagataattgctttttccgtgcttgtgaaaagtgtgcttgtaatgaacacattgaagaggaacttacattgatattagaatcaaatgacaaagaagagattatatttcagcagtggttgaatactgatcgctgtaatttagaaacgattattaaacctgttgatgaatttgttccgtatcttgttgataaaattgacaaacttataacacacgactttattcataaacaacaatcatcatttctcagaaataaaaaagatacattaaaggatgatgaaattcttgcgatttgtgatttctctgaaaactattcattcataattcaaaacgctgctcaaggatatcattggaacaactcgcaagcaacaatacacccatttgaaatttactatatgaaagataataaacttgtaaatgttagcttcattatcatatcggaagtaatggctcacgatacagttgcggtccagttgttcatctcaaaaatgatagattttatgaaacaattaacgaacttttctaaaatttattttatgtctgatggggcagcatcacaatacaaaaataagaagaactttgctagtctatgtagattccagtcaaagcatgcattaagagcagaatggcatttttttgcaacgtcccacggtaaaggtccatgtgatgctattggtggcactctcaagcgaatggcaaagagagcaagtcttgctcgagattatggaaataccataacaactccacgagagttatataactgggcagttgtacagacagataaaaatataactaaattaaatttctgttacgtatccactgaacagtacattaaaatgtcagaagatctcgaagaaatatataataacgccaaaacaataccaggcactcagaaattccatagttttttgcctattcctggcgacaaagtaaaggcaaacaggtattctaattcagaagatgaaccaaaaatatttagtatgatcggaaaaaaataga contains the following coding sequences:
- the LOC134289047 gene encoding uncharacterized protein LOC134289047 produces the protein MDQSYKSKFNKFKCSAKINNPKCNRHNLRGMSLRLIDKIHSMGYTHEIDESMSICESCRGLISHNRSPNTKKRRSDGNDETMQPSFSGQQHHDVPEPEPSTSGQQIEHELDMVPSIPSLESIPSTDQLQGPHNIEKFNTIAETLSLSPISSRNMRNMEYRINKSLQITKAVRKNIFGIDSTDVGKVEAYDEIIMQLKFNHPTTDRSEQIKILSVLPKSWSVNKITREFNAPMYMARQVKDLVYEQGILCTTEKRRGHGIDDDTKQIVREFFDDNDISRPMPGTNDFVSEVRNGKKQQVQKRLLMMSLKEAYMIFVDMYKTVNIGFTVFTQLRPKHCILLDSTGIHNVCICTIHENVNLMFNSIRIVSQDKIIQKMLCDISTRTDNCFFRACEKCACNEHIEEELTLILESNDKEEIIFQQWLNTDRCNLETIIKPVDEFVPYLVDKIDKLITHDFIHKQQSSFLRNKKDTLKDDEILAICDFSENYSFIIQNAAQGYHWNNSQATIHPFEIYYMKDNKLVNVSFIIISEVMAHDTVAVQLFISKMIDFMKQLTNFSKIYFMSDGAASQYKNKKNFASLCRFQSKHALRAEWHFFATSHGKGPCDAIGGTLKRMAKRASLARDYGNTITTPRELYNWAVVQTDKNITKLNFCYVSTEQYIKMSEDLEEIYNNAKTIPGTQKFHSFLPIPGDKVKANRYSNSEDEPKIFSMIGKK